A genomic stretch from Chloroflexota bacterium includes:
- a CDS encoding TIGR02391 family protein, with protein MTIRPFSDNELMEISKILGETYGGFTGSEIATLLTACGFQDPGGITKRDRLFLGLQDGQTRDKSGSRVGKLIQLALDPVRYRENRDLFEYRRHELNLILAFAGIQIRDDGKLEAVPAATTLTEAQQRASKLRSELVRRAIAADVSRFCRPELLEGNYFHAVFEATKSVAQKLRDRTGLTVDGHALVDQALGIEDNRTPLLAWNSLTTENDRSEHRGVVLMMKGTFSYFRNLPAHVPKVGFRIVTEEEALELLTIVSFLHRRLDVAVTTSPARLA; from the coding sequence ATGACCATCCGTCCCTTCAGCGACAACGAGCTGATGGAGATCAGCAAGATCCTCGGCGAGACGTATGGCGGATTCACAGGGAGCGAGATCGCAACCCTGCTTACGGCATGTGGGTTCCAAGATCCCGGCGGGATTACGAAGCGAGACCGGCTGTTTCTTGGTCTACAAGACGGGCAGACGCGCGACAAATCGGGGAGCCGCGTCGGAAAGCTCATCCAGCTCGCCCTCGATCCCGTGCGGTATCGCGAGAATCGCGACCTGTTCGAGTATCGACGCCACGAGCTCAACTTGATACTCGCGTTCGCAGGGATACAAATCCGGGACGACGGCAAACTGGAGGCTGTCCCAGCGGCGACGACTCTGACCGAGGCTCAGCAGCGAGCCAGCAAGCTGCGTTCGGAACTGGTGAGGCGGGCTATCGCCGCTGACGTCTCACGGTTTTGTCGACCGGAACTGCTCGAAGGCAACTACTTCCACGCTGTCTTTGAGGCGACAAAGAGCGTCGCCCAGAAGCTGCGGGACCGGACTGGGCTGACCGTCGATGGCCACGCGCTTGTCGACCAGGCACTGGGGATAGAAGACAACCGCACGCCGTTGCTCGCGTGGAATTCCCTGACGACCGAGAACGACAGGAGCGAGCACCGCGGCGTTGTCTTGATGATGAAGGGCACATTCTCATACTTTCGGAACCTCCCCGCCCATGTACCCAAGGTTGGCTTCCGGATCGTGACTGAGGAAGAGGCTCTCGAACTCTTGACGATCGTTTCTTTCCTCCACCGGCGGCTGGACGTGGCTGTTACCACGAGTCCTGCACGCTTAGCTTGA
- a CDS encoding AAA family ATPase, with protein sequence MKVTRISKIEGHRVFREFTWPADLRSFGQFNLIYGWNGSGKTTLSSLFGHLQTRSGVAQGNVEFEIDGAKVSGHDLVTARLPTVRVFNRDFIASTIVAAGERMDPIYYFGEDSVEKQKQVEKLKDELVRAEKEVARVRTEKSRAENALDDLCINKARVIKELLISSHAPKYNNYDKRLFKQTIAQQTEASAAAALLPDDDKEKLRKQKDAQPRDTVPGVAVQVTEFDGLAIEAEVLLQRSVVSQVIDELVGDGEVGAWVQKGLALHSGDRKTDKCRFCDQPLPAARVHRLEAHFNEAFASFQSEVAALANRVESERERLAAVLFPDPARLYDHLEPELQEATSQARRMLEEASAYLNVLREVLLRKRESPFERMSSESALQGTSRPDRAALIRVIQAVNEAIEKHNETTTDFANKVKEACEALERSYAAEAFAQYRLLSDAVTDAESALQAVSNNPPILKTRIEAIEREIVEHRRPAEELNAELRSYLGHDELHLDVKDAGYAMTRGGQPAGDLSESEKTAIAFLYFLKSLQDRSFDLANSVILIDDPVSSLDANSLFSAFGYMKERTQGAGQLFVLTHNFGFFRLVKYWFHHLHNQKKKNPDLRPARFYLLKAYTVAGRRTASLGPMDPLLEHYESEYHYLFKRVHAEVHRADAQVMLEEYYGMPNLARRLVETFLAFRYPAMQGDLFKQMEEVDFDAKKKTRILRFLHTYSHSGSIAEPEHDPSILSETRSVLGEVLELIEKCDPVHYKGMISIVATAEGEGDDG encoded by the coding sequence GTGAAGGTCACCCGCATCAGCAAGATCGAAGGGCATCGGGTCTTTCGCGAATTCACCTGGCCAGCGGATCTACGGTCCTTCGGCCAGTTCAATCTGATCTACGGCTGGAATGGTTCGGGCAAGACCACGCTCTCCTCTTTGTTCGGCCATCTTCAGACGCGTTCTGGCGTCGCCCAAGGCAATGTTGAGTTTGAGATCGACGGCGCGAAAGTCTCAGGCCACGATCTGGTGACTGCACGCCTGCCGACGGTTCGAGTGTTCAACCGGGACTTCATCGCTTCCACCATCGTCGCGGCTGGCGAAAGAATGGACCCCATCTACTATTTCGGTGAGGACAGCGTTGAGAAGCAGAAGCAGGTCGAGAAGCTTAAAGATGAGCTTGTCAGGGCAGAAAAGGAGGTGGCGAGGGTCCGGACGGAGAAGTCGAGAGCCGAAAACGCGCTGGACGACTTGTGCATCAACAAGGCCAGGGTTATCAAGGAACTCCTGATCAGTTCGCACGCTCCCAAGTACAACAATTACGACAAGAGGCTGTTCAAGCAGACGATCGCGCAACAGACCGAGGCGTCGGCGGCTGCCGCCCTGCTGCCGGATGATGACAAGGAAAAACTGCGAAAGCAGAAAGATGCTCAGCCCAGAGACACCGTGCCTGGGGTTGCTGTTCAGGTAACTGAGTTCGATGGTCTAGCGATCGAAGCCGAGGTCCTCCTGCAACGGTCCGTGGTGTCGCAGGTCATCGACGAGCTGGTCGGAGATGGGGAAGTCGGCGCGTGGGTCCAGAAGGGTCTGGCGCTTCACTCAGGCGATCGGAAAACCGACAAATGCAGGTTCTGCGATCAACCCCTGCCGGCAGCCCGCGTTCACAGGCTAGAAGCCCATTTCAACGAGGCCTTTGCGAGTTTTCAGTCCGAAGTCGCGGCGCTTGCGAACCGGGTAGAGTCAGAGCGCGAGCGTCTGGCTGCAGTGCTGTTCCCGGACCCGGCCCGACTGTACGACCACCTCGAACCCGAGCTGCAGGAGGCGACGTCACAGGCTCGCCGGATGCTCGAGGAGGCTTCGGCCTACCTCAATGTATTGCGCGAGGTCCTTCTCCGCAAGCGTGAGTCCCCGTTTGAACGCATGTCGTCGGAGAGCGCGCTGCAAGGTACGTCCCGCCCAGATCGCGCCGCCCTGATTCGGGTTATCCAAGCCGTCAATGAAGCCATCGAGAAGCACAACGAGACCACGACCGATTTCGCGAACAAGGTCAAAGAAGCTTGCGAGGCACTCGAGCGATCCTATGCCGCCGAGGCGTTCGCACAGTACCGTCTACTCAGCGACGCGGTGACGGACGCCGAGTCTGCCCTGCAGGCGGTGAGCAATAATCCGCCGATACTGAAGACTAGGATCGAGGCCATCGAGCGAGAGATTGTCGAGCACCGACGGCCAGCCGAAGAACTCAATGCCGAGCTTCGCTCCTATCTTGGTCACGACGAGCTCCACCTGGACGTCAAGGATGCCGGCTATGCGATGACAAGAGGCGGGCAGCCGGCAGGCGACCTCAGCGAGAGCGAGAAGACTGCTATTGCGTTCCTTTATTTCCTGAAGTCTCTGCAGGACAGGTCTTTTGACCTGGCGAATAGCGTGATCTTGATCGATGACCCGGTGTCGAGCCTAGACGCGAACTCGCTGTTCTCCGCGTTCGGATACATGAAGGAACGGACCCAGGGAGCCGGACAGCTGTTCGTTCTGACACACAACTTTGGGTTCTTTCGGCTGGTCAAGTACTGGTTTCATCACCTGCATAATCAGAAGAAGAAGAATCCGGATCTCCGCCCTGCCCGCTTCTACCTGCTAAAGGCATATACCGTAGCCGGGCGGCGGACGGCTTCACTAGGCCCCATGGATCCCCTTCTCGAGCACTACGAGTCCGAGTACCACTATCTCTTCAAGCGGGTCCATGCGGAGGTCCATCGCGCTGACGCACAGGTCATGCTTGAGGAGTACTACGGGATGCCAAACCTCGCACGAAGGCTGGTTGAAACCTTCCTGGCCTTCCGCTACCCAGCTATGCAGGGCGATCTGTTCAAGCAAATGGAAGAGGTCGACTTCGATGCGAAGAAGAAGACGCGCATCCTGCGCTTTCTGCATACGTACTCCCATTCCGGGAGTATCGCTGAACCCGAGCACGACCCCTCGATTCTCTCCGAGACCAGGTCTGTGCTGGGCGAGGTGCTAGAACTGATCGAAAAGTGTGATCCGGTGCACTACAAGGGAATGATAAGCATCGTCGCGACGGCGGAGGGTGAGGGCGATGACGGATAG
- a CDS encoding HD-GYP domain-containing protein — MRGLTTVQVVPVTSVAPVAGATNAQREGVARAVLTAAAIAASALSGFLIIRLSGGSPNPLNHLGYVPILLAAYLYGLRGSLPAGVLVAVLFGPTAAWLGLPGSVEGPEAWLIRGVFFVGIGATAGVLFDQLLRNVDGWRSAARTVAARERQGMVALARGAEARDTDTGAHIQRVHSLAEALAQAVALAPDEAEAIGWAAMLHDVGKLHIPDRILLKPGPLTADERELMRQHTVFGEAILSAGEGFETARRIARWHHENFDGSGYPDGLRHERIPLEARIVRVADAFDGITSDRPYQSARSVEWALAELKRYAGSQFDPELVAEFVHLVEAGRLPLREGPLAAA, encoded by the coding sequence ATGCGGGGGCTAACAACCGTTCAGGTCGTTCCGGTCACCAGCGTGGCTCCGGTCGCTGGCGCTACGAATGCGCAGCGCGAGGGCGTGGCGCGCGCGGTGCTGACCGCCGCCGCCATCGCGGCAAGCGCGCTGTCGGGCTTCCTCATCATCCGCCTGAGCGGTGGATCGCCAAACCCGTTGAACCACCTGGGCTACGTGCCGATCCTGCTCGCCGCCTACCTGTATGGGCTGCGCGGGTCCCTGCCGGCCGGTGTCCTGGTGGCGGTCCTGTTCGGCCCCACCGCAGCCTGGTTGGGGTTGCCCGGCAGTGTCGAGGGTCCCGAGGCCTGGCTCATTCGCGGCGTGTTCTTCGTGGGCATTGGCGCGACTGCCGGCGTGCTGTTCGATCAGCTCCTCCGCAACGTCGATGGTTGGCGCAGCGCGGCGCGGACGGTGGCTGCGCGCGAGCGACAGGGCATGGTGGCGCTGGCGCGGGGGGCCGAGGCCAGGGACACCGATACCGGCGCCCACATCCAGCGCGTGCACTCGCTGGCCGAGGCCCTGGCGCAGGCGGTTGCGCTGGCACCCGACGAGGCGGAGGCGATCGGCTGGGCCGCCATGCTGCACGACGTCGGCAAGCTGCACATCCCCGACCGGATCCTGCTCAAGCCCGGTCCGCTGACTGCCGATGAGCGAGAGCTGATGCGCCAGCACACCGTCTTCGGCGAGGCCATCCTGTCGGCGGGCGAGGGCTTCGAGACCGCCCGCCGCATCGCGCGCTGGCACCACGAGAACTTCGACGGCAGCGGCTACCCCGACGGCCTGCGCCACGAGCGTATCCCGCTCGAGGCCCGCATCGTGCGGGTGGCGGACGCCTTCGACGGCATCACCAGCGACCGGCCCTACCAGAGCGCGCGCAGCGTTGAGTGGGCATTGGCCGAGCTGAAGCGCTACGCCGGCAGCCAGTTCGACCCCGAGCTGGTCGCTGAGTTCGTGCACCTCGTGGAGGCCGGCCGGCTGCCGCTGAGAGAGGGACCCCTGGCAGCGGCGTAG
- a CDS encoding GNAT family N-acetyltransferase: MQADDVIRSERLDLPLLSLDQLDHLAAGEGASVGADLRAILPIPWLDEVRWLAGMRAQQLRLRPDDAPWLLRPILLRTTEGALQAIGYLNFHAGPDDRGMVEVGYTLLPDARGQGYAIEAVRAAFDWATSVHGIHVFRASVAPDNERSLNLIGKLGFRQTGEQWDAEDGLELVFELER; the protein is encoded by the coding sequence ATGCAGGCGGATGACGTCATCCGGTCCGAGCGCCTGGATCTGCCGCTCCTGTCGCTGGATCAGCTGGATCACCTGGCGGCAGGCGAAGGCGCAAGCGTCGGCGCAGATCTCCGGGCGATCCTCCCGATTCCGTGGCTCGACGAGGTTCGTTGGCTGGCCGGCATGCGCGCCCAGCAACTCAGGCTCCGGCCCGACGACGCTCCCTGGCTGTTGCGGCCGATCCTCCTGCGCACGACGGAAGGTGCCCTGCAGGCGATCGGCTATCTGAATTTCCACGCCGGCCCCGATGACCGAGGCATGGTGGAGGTCGGCTACACGCTTCTCCCCGACGCGCGAGGCCAGGGTTATGCGATCGAGGCGGTGCGCGCCGCGTTCGACTGGGCGACCAGCGTCCACGGCATTCACGTGTTCCGGGCCAGCGTGGCGCCTGACAACGAGCGCTCCCTCAACCTGATCGGCAAGCTCGGGTTCCGCCAGACAGGGGAGCAGTGGGACGCGGAAGACGGGCTGGAGCTCGTCTTCGAGCTGGAGCGCTGA
- a CDS encoding P1 family peptidase yields MLSIRDVPGIAVGHATDAVGVTGCTVVLADGGAVAGVEVRGSAPGTRETDLLRPTALVERIHALCFAGGSAFGLAAADGVMRYLAERGIGFDTGARPVPIVPAAILFDLFVGSPSATPGPDDGYAAAQAAERSDAPLEGRVGAGTGATVGKLAGPELTSPGGVGSAAMRLPDGSTIGALVITNAVGNVVARDGRILAGVRDEAGDFVDASALLLAGPPPGPVPPSGTNTTLAVVATDATLDRAHCSRLAAQAHDALALAISPVHTVLDGDAVFALSTCRSPAPDGLGGLLSLGAAAVETLRTAIERSVTVD; encoded by the coding sequence ATGCTGTCCATCCGCGACGTGCCGGGCATTGCGGTGGGCCATGCGACCGATGCCGTCGGCGTCACCGGATGCACCGTGGTCCTGGCCGATGGCGGCGCTGTGGCAGGCGTCGAGGTGCGTGGCTCGGCCCCCGGCACCCGCGAGACCGATCTGCTGCGGCCGACCGCGCTCGTCGAGCGAATCCACGCCCTCTGCTTCGCCGGTGGATCGGCGTTCGGGCTCGCCGCCGCCGACGGCGTGATGCGCTACCTGGCCGAGCGCGGAATCGGCTTCGACACCGGGGCACGTCCGGTGCCGATCGTGCCCGCCGCGATCCTGTTCGACCTGTTTGTCGGCTCCCCGAGCGCCACGCCCGGACCCGACGACGGATACGCCGCGGCCCAGGCAGCCGAGCGTAGCGATGCACCGCTGGAGGGCCGGGTTGGCGCGGGCACGGGCGCCACGGTCGGGAAGCTGGCCGGACCGGAGCTGACCAGCCCGGGCGGCGTCGGCAGCGCGGCGATGCGCCTGCCCGATGGCTCGACGATCGGCGCGCTGGTGATCACCAACGCGGTCGGGAACGTGGTCGCCCGCGACGGCCGGATCCTGGCCGGCGTGCGCGACGAGGCGGGTGACTTCGTGGATGCATCGGCCTTGCTCCTCGCCGGTCCACCCCCGGGGCCCGTCCCGCCGTCAGGGACCAACACCACGCTGGCGGTGGTCGCGACCGATGCCACGCTCGACCGTGCGCATTGCAGCCGGCTGGCGGCTCAGGCCCACGACGCGCTGGCGCTGGCCATCTCGCCGGTGCACACGGTGCTCGACGGGGACGCGGTCTTTGCCCTGTCGACCTGCCGCTCCCCTGCGCCGGATGGCCTGGGCGGCCTGTTGAGCCTGGGTGCCGCAGCGGTAGAGACGCTGCGCACGGCGATCGAGCGCAGCGTGACGGTCGACTAG
- the panB gene encoding 3-methyl-2-oxobutanoate hydroxymethyltransferase, which translates to MTTSHTNVGEAQVPAKLAITELSEMKRQGAKIAMVTAYDAAGARLAEAAGIDVVLVGDSAAMVVLGHDSTVPVTMDEMLFLTRAVASAVQRPLVVGDMPFGSYQVSDREAVRNAVRFVKEGRADTVKLEGAGRMLPRVRAIVESGIPVMGHLGLTPQSATALGGYKAQGRTAERALRMLADALALQEAGCYSLVLEAVPTPVAARITEALEIPTIGIGAGSQVDGQVLVYHDLLGLTEGHTARFVKRYADLATVIREALAAFAADVRSGAYPEERHTYGMPPDEQAAFEAAIAEDKP; encoded by the coding sequence ATGACCACCAGCCATACCAACGTCGGCGAAGCCCAGGTTCCCGCCAAGCTGGCCATCACCGAGCTGTCGGAGATGAAGCGCCAGGGCGCCAAGATCGCGATGGTGACCGCCTACGACGCCGCCGGCGCCCGGTTGGCCGAGGCGGCCGGCATCGACGTCGTCCTCGTCGGCGACAGCGCCGCGATGGTGGTCCTCGGACACGACTCGACGGTCCCGGTGACCATGGACGAGATGCTCTTCTTGACCCGCGCCGTGGCCTCGGCCGTACAGCGGCCGCTGGTGGTCGGCGACATGCCGTTCGGCTCGTACCAGGTCTCGGATCGGGAAGCGGTGCGCAATGCGGTCCGCTTCGTCAAGGAGGGTCGCGCCGACACCGTCAAGCTCGAGGGCGCGGGACGGATGCTGCCCCGCGTGCGGGCCATCGTCGAGTCCGGGATCCCGGTGATGGGCCACCTGGGCCTGACACCCCAGTCGGCCACGGCGCTGGGCGGCTACAAGGCGCAGGGGCGAACGGCCGAGCGCGCGCTCAGGATGCTGGCCGATGCGCTGGCCCTGCAGGAGGCAGGCTGCTATTCGCTCGTGCTCGAGGCCGTGCCCACGCCGGTCGCGGCGCGGATCACGGAGGCGCTCGAGATTCCGACCATCGGGATCGGCGCGGGGTCGCAAGTCGACGGGCAGGTGCTCGTCTACCACGACCTGCTGGGCCTGACCGAGGGGCACACCGCGCGCTTCGTGAAGCGCTACGCGGACCTGGCGACGGTCATCCGCGAGGCGCTGGCCGCCTTCGCCGCCGATGTCCGATCGGGGGCCTACCCGGAAGAGCGCCACACGTACGGCATGCCACCCGACGAGCAGGCCGCCTTCGAGGCTGCGATCGCGGAGGACAAGCCCTAG
- the panC gene encoding pantoate--beta-alanine ligase: MKVVRTIADLRAALDPGPGRAASIGLVPTMGALHDGHRSLIAAAREGSEQVVVSLFVNPAQFGRGEDLERYPRDEARDIASAEAAGVDVLFAPDADQMYPDGFDTWIDPGKVGTFLEGSSRPGHFRGVATICTKLFLLVKPQRAYFGRKDAQQVAVAKQLVRDLELPVEIVACPTVRDVDGLALSSRNVFLSPEERQAALILPRALQAGLAAHRSGNDAVRAARDVLDAEPRIHVDYVAEADLDGPTLAAAVVVGSTRLIDNVLLDAEA; encoded by the coding sequence GTGAAAGTCGTCCGCACCATCGCCGACCTGCGCGCGGCGCTGGATCCGGGGCCTGGGCGCGCGGCCAGCATCGGCCTCGTGCCAACCATGGGCGCCCTTCATGACGGGCACCGTTCTCTCATTGCCGCGGCGCGCGAAGGATCCGAGCAGGTCGTGGTCAGCCTGTTCGTGAACCCTGCCCAGTTCGGTCGAGGCGAGGACCTGGAGCGGTACCCGCGCGACGAGGCCCGCGACATCGCCAGCGCCGAGGCGGCCGGCGTCGATGTCCTCTTTGCCCCGGATGCGGACCAGATGTATCCCGATGGCTTCGACACCTGGATCGACCCCGGTAAGGTCGGCACCTTCCTGGAGGGCTCCTCAAGACCCGGGCATTTCCGCGGTGTCGCCACGATCTGCACTAAGCTCTTCCTGCTGGTGAAGCCACAGCGCGCGTATTTCGGGCGCAAGGACGCGCAGCAGGTAGCGGTCGCCAAGCAACTCGTCCGGGATCTGGAGCTGCCTGTCGAGATCGTGGCCTGTCCGACCGTGCGTGACGTGGATGGCCTTGCGCTATCGAGCCGAAACGTGTTCCTCTCGCCGGAGGAGAGGCAAGCGGCGCTCATCCTGCCTCGGGCACTGCAGGCGGGCCTCGCAGCGCATCGGTCCGGGAACGATGCCGTGCGCGCCGCCCGTGATGTGCTCGACGCTGAGCCGCGAATCCACGTCGACTACGTGGCCGAGGCAGACCTGGACGGACCGACCCTGGCGGCAGCGGTCGTGGTCGGATCGACGCGTCTGATAGACAATGTCCTCCTTGACGCAGAGGCATAG
- a CDS encoding DUF2520 domain-containing protein has translation MISTVRVVGTGRAGSALAGRLTERGLTVHAGREPLADAELVLLAVPDAAIGEVAREVPVGPWLAHVSGATSLVALEPHTRRFSVHPLQTLSRERGPEQLDGAWAAVTAETDEARSTARWLAEILGLRPFDLADADKPLYHAGAAMASNFLVTLHRAAARLLEESHAPPEALLPLMTRTIENGFVLTGPIARGDWTTVEAHLHALEERAPDLVPLYRALAEATRP, from the coding sequence ATGATCAGCACGGTCCGGGTGGTCGGCACGGGGCGGGCCGGCAGCGCTCTCGCCGGGCGTCTGACCGAGCGGGGACTGACCGTGCATGCCGGTCGCGAGCCCTTGGCCGATGCGGAGCTCGTGCTGCTGGCCGTTCCCGATGCGGCAATTGGCGAGGTCGCACGGGAGGTGCCCGTCGGCCCATGGCTGGCCCACGTTTCCGGAGCCACATCGCTGGTTGCGCTGGAGCCGCATACCCGCCGTTTCAGCGTGCATCCGCTCCAGACGCTCTCGCGCGAGCGCGGGCCGGAGCAGCTCGACGGCGCCTGGGCCGCCGTAACCGCCGAAACCGACGAGGCCCGCTCGACTGCTCGCTGGCTGGCGGAGATCTTGGGCCTCCGCCCGTTCGACCTGGCCGATGCCGACAAGCCGCTCTATCACGCAGGCGCTGCCATGGCGAGCAACTTCCTGGTGACCCTCCATCGTGCCGCCGCGCGGCTGCTCGAGGAGAGCCACGCGCCGCCGGAGGCCCTGCTGCCACTGATGACCCGCACCATCGAGAACGGATTCGTCCTGACCGGACCGATCGCCCGCGGCGATTGGACGACGGTCGAGGCGCACCTGCATGCCCTCGAGGAGCGCGCACCCGACCTCGTGCCGCTGTACCGGGCGCTGGCCGAGGCGACCCGCCCGTGA
- a CDS encoding UBP-type zinc finger domain-containing protein, whose amino-acid sequence MSPEPICHHLDGVHPVPARGRCCEECLAAGERWLHLRRCLHCGHVGCCDQSPGRHASGHAREAGHPVVESMEPGEDWRWCFVDEVYLEG is encoded by the coding sequence GTGAGCCCCGAACCGATCTGCCACCACCTCGACGGCGTCCATCCGGTCCCGGCCCGGGGCCGCTGCTGCGAGGAGTGCCTGGCCGCCGGCGAGCGCTGGCTGCATCTGCGCCGATGCCTGCATTGCGGCCACGTCGGCTGCTGCGACCAGTCGCCGGGCCGGCACGCCTCGGGCCATGCGCGCGAGGCCGGCCATCCGGTAGTCGAGTCGATGGAGCCGGGTGAGGACTGGCGCTGGTGCTTCGTGGACGAGGTCTACCTGGAGGGCTAG
- a CDS encoding trypsin-like peptidase domain-containing protein codes for MDELGKAIASVASTAGASTVGIGNRWRGGSGVVVESGKVLTNAHNLHGDEVHVFFADGRDADGKVLGADGDGDLAVIGVDTGDAPAIAWGDGAALGIGSPVVAIGNPAGNGLRVTVGYVSGIGREFRGPRGRRVAGAVEHTAPLLPGSSGGPIVDGDGKLLGINTNRLGSGFYQAIAADAALRDRVAALGRGEEPKRRRLGLGLAPAHVARQLRRAVGLDERDGLLVREVEDGSPAAEAGIAEGDLIVAAAGRSVTSADDLFEAMGSVAADAALPLTVLRGAEERTVTIAA; via the coding sequence ATGGACGAGCTTGGTAAGGCGATCGCATCGGTCGCATCAACGGCGGGAGCATCGACGGTCGGCATTGGCAACCGATGGCGCGGCGGATCGGGCGTGGTGGTCGAATCCGGCAAGGTGCTGACCAACGCGCACAACCTGCATGGCGACGAGGTACATGTCTTCTTCGCCGATGGGCGCGACGCTGACGGCAAGGTCCTCGGCGCCGATGGCGATGGCGACCTGGCGGTGATCGGGGTCGACACCGGCGACGCGCCGGCAATTGCGTGGGGGGACGGGGCCGCACTTGGGATCGGTTCGCCAGTTGTCGCGATCGGCAACCCGGCGGGGAACGGACTGCGCGTCACGGTCGGCTACGTCTCCGGCATCGGACGCGAGTTCCGCGGCCCACGAGGGCGTCGTGTGGCGGGGGCGGTCGAGCACACCGCTCCCCTGCTGCCCGGCTCGTCGGGCGGCCCGATCGTCGATGGCGATGGCAAGCTGCTCGGCATCAACACCAACCGGCTGGGGAGCGGCTTCTACCAGGCGATCGCCGCCGATGCGGCGCTGCGTGACCGCGTTGCGGCCCTGGGTCGCGGTGAGGAGCCGAAGCGGCGACGGCTGGGCCTGGGCCTCGCCCCGGCCCACGTGGCGCGGCAGCTGCGTCGCGCGGTTGGGCTCGACGAGCGCGACGGGCTGCTGGTGCGAGAGGTCGAGGACGGCTCTCCGGCCGCCGAGGCGGGGATCGCCGAGGGTGACCTGATCGTGGCCGCCGCCGGGCGCTCCGTGACGAGCGCCGACGACCTGTTCGAGGCGATGGGCTCGGTGGCCGCGGACGCCGCCCTGCCGCTGACCGTCCTGCGCGGCGCGGAGGAGCGGACCGTTACCATCGCGGCGTGA
- a CDS encoding helix-turn-helix domain-containing protein — protein sequence MAAHDSPLAAALERVGDRWSLLLVEALLPGPRRFNELSEAVTGIAPNILADRLRRLETERIVSATPYSERPPRFAYALTDEGQELAGALRLLADWGSRVSRESEPLRHAACGTPVEARWYCPTCDRPVEGQEAEQVRRV from the coding sequence ATGGCAGCGCACGACTCGCCGCTGGCCGCTGCGCTCGAGCGGGTGGGGGACCGATGGAGCCTCCTGCTGGTCGAGGCGCTCCTCCCCGGGCCGCGCCGATTCAACGAGCTGTCGGAGGCCGTGACCGGGATCGCGCCGAACATCCTGGCCGACCGTTTGCGGCGCCTGGAGACGGAGCGGATCGTGTCCGCGACTCCCTACTCGGAGCGGCCGCCCCGCTTCGCCTACGCGCTCACCGACGAAGGCCAGGAGCTGGCCGGCGCCCTGCGCCTCCTCGCTGACTGGGGCTCCCGCGTCTCGCGCGAATCCGAGCCACTACGTCATGCAGCGTGCGGCACGCCAGTCGAAGCGCGCTGGTACTGCCCGACCTGCGACCGCCCGGTCGAGGGCCAAGAGGCCGAGCAGGTCCGCCGGGTGTAA
- a CDS encoding SRPBCC domain-containing protein: protein MDEEVFRALADPSRRALLDALRERDGQALSELEAALPGMTRFGVMKHLRVLADAGLITTRRDGRRKLHFLNAVPIRLIYDRWVSKYTEPWAAALTGLKHELETPMEKVYEIYIKTTPERLWQAITDPDQRAKYNFGSRQTSDWTPGSRFEASHPASPTLLGEGENLEVDPPRRLVQSMRALWSEEVKDEGFSRVTWEIEPVGDSCRLVVTHDQLREGANEELYGGWPMILSGLKTWLETGELLTTPGSLMYAEPAESAG, encoded by the coding sequence ATGGACGAGGAAGTCTTCCGAGCCCTTGCCGACCCCAGCCGGCGTGCCCTCCTCGACGCGCTTCGCGAACGCGACGGGCAGGCGCTCTCGGAACTGGAAGCGGCCCTACCGGGGATGACCCGCTTCGGTGTCATGAAGCACCTGCGCGTGCTCGCCGACGCCGGGCTGATCACGACCCGTCGTGACGGACGCCGGAAGCTTCATTTCCTCAACGCCGTGCCCATCCGGCTCATCTACGACCGCTGGGTGAGCAAATACACCGAGCCCTGGGCGGCGGCACTCACCGGCCTGAAGCACGAATTGGAGACACCGATGGAAAAGGTCTACGAGATCTACATCAAGACCACACCCGAGCGCCTGTGGCAGGCGATCACCGACCCCGATCAGCGGGCGAAGTACAACTTCGGCTCTCGCCAGACCTCCGACTGGACGCCTGGGTCCCGGTTCGAGGCCAGCCATCCCGCCTCACCGACGCTCCTCGGCGAGGGCGAGAACCTCGAGGTCGACCCGCCGCGGCGCCTCGTGCAGAGCATGCGAGCGCTCTGGAGCGAGGAGGTCAAGGACGAGGGCTTCTCGAGGGTCACCTGGGAGATCGAGCCGGTCGGCGACTCGTGCCGCCTGGTGGTCACGCATGATCAGCTGCGCGAAGGCGCTAACGAAGAGCTCTACGGCGGCTGGCCGATGATTCTCTCCGGCCTGAAGACCTGGCTGGAGACCGGTGAGCTGCTCACCACGCCCGGATCGCTGATGTACGCCGAGCCCGCGGAATCGGCTGGCTGA